One genomic region from Stackebrandtia nassauensis DSM 44728 encodes:
- a CDS encoding threonine aldolase family protein, producing MTVDLRSDTVTKPTPGMREAMATAEVGDDVYGEDPTVTALETEVAALLGKEAALFVPSGSMGNQIALQLLVSPGEELLADSDAHIVSHEVGAAAAIGGISTRTWPTRGGHLDVGVVEEFIRTGVGYHTVNTAAIAVENTHNRGGGTALPLYKLEKLRTVADERGLKLHLDGARLWHAHVKDGVPLARYGTLFDTVSVCLSKGLGAPVGSLVVADAEGIERARVLRKRMGGGMRQAGILAAAGRYALTHHLARLKDDHARAHRLAAALEPFGVTDLSRVQTNIILLRIPRIADFAAAAADKGVMVSVMSKDQGRLLTHLDVDDDGLDHAIKVLTDLLR from the coding sequence ATGACCGTTGACCTTCGTTCCGACACCGTCACCAAACCCACGCCCGGGATGCGCGAGGCCATGGCCACCGCCGAAGTCGGTGACGACGTCTACGGCGAGGACCCGACGGTGACCGCGTTGGAGACCGAGGTCGCGGCGCTGCTGGGCAAGGAGGCGGCGCTGTTCGTGCCCTCGGGGTCGATGGGCAACCAGATCGCGTTGCAGTTGCTGGTGTCGCCGGGGGAGGAACTGCTGGCCGACTCCGACGCCCACATCGTGTCCCACGAGGTGGGCGCGGCGGCGGCGATCGGCGGCATCTCGACTCGCACCTGGCCGACCCGTGGCGGTCACCTGGACGTCGGCGTCGTGGAGGAGTTCATCCGCACCGGGGTCGGCTACCACACCGTCAACACTGCGGCGATCGCGGTGGAGAACACCCACAACCGTGGCGGCGGAACGGCTCTGCCACTGTACAAACTGGAGAAACTGCGGACGGTCGCCGACGAGCGCGGCCTCAAACTCCACTTGGACGGCGCCCGGTTGTGGCACGCCCACGTCAAGGACGGGGTGCCGCTGGCGCGCTACGGCACCCTGTTCGACACCGTCTCGGTGTGCCTGTCCAAGGGACTGGGCGCCCCGGTGGGTTCACTGGTGGTTGCCGACGCCGAGGGCATCGAACGGGCCCGGGTGCTGCGCAAGCGCATGGGCGGCGGCATGCGACAGGCCGGGATCCTGGCCGCCGCGGGCCGCTACGCACTCACCCACCATCTCGCCCGGCTCAAGGACGACCACGCCCGGGCGCACCGGCTCGCCGCCGCCCTGGAACCCTTCGGTGTCACCGATCTGTCGCGGGTGCAGACCAACATCATCCTGCTGCGGATCCCCCGCATCGCCGACTTCGCGGCGGCGGCGGCCGACAAGGGCGTGATGGTGTCGGTGATGAGCAAGGATCAAGGCCGCCTGTTGACGCATCTCGACGTCGACGACGACGGCCTCGACCACGCGATCAAGGTGCTGACCGACCTGCTGCGCTAA
- a CDS encoding class II 3-deoxy-7-phosphoheptulonate synthase yields the protein MRNPGLVPGSLDPAAAVERAAQLGLDRWRDLPRDQMPPWEDYSEVEDVYGVLKSVPPIVAPYEVDALRDQLAQVCAGKAFLLQGGDCAETFIDNTEAHLLGLARTILQMAVVLTYGASMPVVKVGRVAGQYTKPRSSATDSLGLPSYRGDMINSLEKTPEARRADPQRMIRAYANAAAAMNMLRAYLSGGIADLRAVHHWNKDFVRQSPAGERYEAIGREIDRALAFMDACGVDDDALHTVTMYASHEALALEYDRALTRVNNDRAFGLSGHFLWVGERTRRLDGAHIDFISRLANPIGVKIGPSTSPDWALEACEKLNPDNIPGKLTLISRMGNQKIRDVLPTIVAKVHAAGRQVIWQCDPMHGNTHESSNGYKTRDFDRVVDEVLGFFEVHRSTGTHPGGIHIELTGEDVTECVGGAQALDDKDLEQRYETACDPRLNTQQSLELAFLVAEMLRH from the coding sequence CTGCGCAATCCCGGACTCGTCCCCGGGAGTCTCGACCCCGCCGCGGCCGTTGAGAGGGCCGCCCAACTCGGCCTCGACCGCTGGCGCGATCTGCCCCGCGACCAGATGCCCCCGTGGGAGGACTACTCCGAGGTCGAGGACGTCTACGGCGTCCTGAAATCGGTTCCCCCGATCGTGGCGCCCTACGAGGTGGACGCGCTGCGCGACCAGCTCGCGCAGGTGTGCGCCGGGAAGGCGTTCCTGTTGCAGGGCGGCGACTGCGCCGAGACCTTCATCGACAACACCGAGGCCCACCTGCTGGGCCTGGCCCGCACCATCCTGCAGATGGCGGTCGTGCTGACGTACGGCGCCAGCATGCCGGTGGTCAAGGTGGGCCGGGTCGCCGGTCAGTACACCAAACCCCGCTCCAGCGCGACCGACTCGCTGGGGCTGCCCAGCTACCGCGGCGACATGATCAACTCGCTGGAGAAGACCCCCGAGGCCCGCCGGGCCGACCCGCAGCGCATGATCCGCGCCTACGCCAACGCGGCGGCGGCCATGAACATGCTGCGCGCCTACCTGTCGGGCGGCATCGCCGACCTGCGGGCGGTGCACCACTGGAACAAGGACTTCGTCCGGCAGTCCCCGGCCGGGGAACGCTACGAGGCCATCGGCCGCGAGATCGACCGGGCGCTGGCGTTCATGGACGCCTGCGGCGTCGACGACGACGCCCTGCACACCGTCACGATGTACGCCAGCCACGAGGCACTGGCGCTGGAGTACGACCGGGCGCTGACCCGCGTCAACAACGACCGGGCCTTCGGGCTGTCGGGCCACTTCCTGTGGGTCGGCGAACGGACCCGCCGCCTCGACGGGGCCCACATCGACTTCATCTCCCGGCTGGCCAACCCGATCGGCGTCAAGATCGGCCCGTCCACGTCGCCGGACTGGGCGCTGGAAGCCTGCGAGAAGCTCAACCCGGACAACATCCCCGGCAAGCTGACCCTGATCTCCCGCATGGGAAACCAGAAGATCCGCGACGTGCTGCCCACGATCGTGGCGAAGGTGCACGCCGCCGGACGGCAGGTCATCTGGCAGTGCGACCCGATGCACGGCAACACCCACGAATCGTCCAACGGCTACAAGACCCGCGACTTCGACCGGGTCGTGGACGAGGTGCTGGGCTTCTTCGAGGTGCACCGCTCCACCGGCACCCACCCCGGCGGTATCCACATCGAACTGACCGGTGAGGACGTGACCGAGTGCGTCGGCGGCGCCCAGGCCCTGGACGACAAGGACCTGGAGCAGCGCTACGAGACCGCCTGTGACCCCAGGCTCAACACCCAGCAGTCGCTGGAGCTGGCGTTCCTGGTCGCGGAGATGCTGCGGCACTGA
- a CDS encoding cyclodeaminase/cyclohydrolase family protein, with translation MRDQKVGEWLEKLASKASAPGGGAAAALNAATGAALVSMVCNLTIGKPKYVEHELTMTDVLSKANELRNEALVLAEADAEAFSAVMAAYGLPKDSDEDKAQRTEAIQSALVRAAEVPLRIAGLAAEVIALSGRILDGANVNVLSDVAVAADSARSALRSAAINVEINLYSMKDEDLREELAGKLADHLGSLDTADRIVGSVNERITS, from the coding sequence ATGCGCGATCAAAAGGTCGGCGAATGGCTGGAGAAGCTGGCATCCAAGGCATCGGCACCCGGTGGCGGGGCCGCGGCGGCGCTCAACGCGGCCACCGGCGCGGCGCTGGTGTCGATGGTGTGCAACCTGACGATCGGCAAACCCAAGTACGTCGAACACGAACTGACCATGACCGACGTGCTGTCCAAGGCCAACGAACTGCGTAACGAGGCCCTGGTGCTGGCCGAGGCCGACGCGGAGGCGTTCAGCGCGGTGATGGCCGCCTACGGTCTGCCCAAGGACTCCGACGAGGACAAGGCGCAGCGTACCGAGGCGATCCAGTCGGCGCTGGTGCGCGCCGCCGAGGTGCCGCTGCGGATCGCGGGCCTCGCGGCCGAGGTGATCGCGCTGTCGGGACGCATTCTGGACGGCGCCAACGTCAACGTCCTGTCCGATGTGGCCGTCGCGGCCGACTCGGCGCGTTCGGCGCTGCGCTCGGCGGCGATCAATGTGGAGATCAACCTGTACTCCATGAAGGACGAGGACCTGCGCGAGGAACTCGCCGGGAAGCTGGCCGACCACCTGGGCTCGCTGGACACCGCGGATCGTATCGTTGGCTCGGTCAACGAGAGGATCACGAGCTGA
- a CDS encoding bifunctional methylenetetrahydrofolate dehydrogenase/methenyltetrahydrofolate cyclohydrolase, translating to MRDIDGRAMAKAIGAEVAATAERLRADGVVPTLAVVVPTDDESTAWYVRSIERAAQNRGVECRVLQLEDPSAERLKSELDTLSADDSVHGIICQTPLPEGVTLADVGEHIAVAKDVDGANPASLGRLAAGLDTFAPATAAAVAEILRQDEVALKGKNVTIIGRSTVVGKPAALLLLAEHATVTICHSRTENLPEVCARADVLVAAVGRPEMVTAEYVKPGAIVIDVGTNPTAEGGLVGDVNAESVASVAGALTPVPGGVGPVTTQLLLRHTVQAAA from the coding sequence ATGCGGGACATCGACGGGCGGGCCATGGCCAAGGCGATCGGCGCCGAGGTCGCCGCGACGGCCGAGCGGCTGCGCGCCGACGGGGTGGTGCCGACACTGGCGGTGGTGGTGCCCACCGACGACGAGTCGACGGCCTGGTACGTGCGCTCCATCGAACGCGCGGCGCAAAACCGGGGCGTCGAATGCCGTGTCCTCCAGCTGGAGGACCCCAGCGCCGAGCGCCTGAAGTCCGAGTTGGACACTCTGTCGGCCGACGACTCGGTGCACGGCATCATCTGCCAGACCCCGCTTCCCGAGGGCGTGACGCTGGCCGACGTCGGCGAGCACATCGCGGTGGCCAAGGACGTCGACGGCGCCAACCCGGCCAGTCTGGGTCGGCTGGCGGCGGGCCTGGACACCTTCGCCCCGGCCACCGCCGCGGCCGTGGCCGAGATCCTGCGCCAGGACGAGGTGGCGCTCAAGGGCAAGAACGTCACCATCATCGGACGGTCCACTGTAGTAGGCAAACCGGCGGCGCTGCTGCTGCTCGCCGAACACGCCACCGTGACGATCTGCCACTCCCGCACCGAGAACCTGCCCGAGGTGTGCGCGCGCGCCGACGTCCTGGTCGCGGCCGTCGGACGGCCCGAGATGGTCACCGCCGAATACGTCAAACCCGGCGCGATCGTCATCGACGTGGGCACCAACCCCACCGCCGAGGGTGGCCTGGTCGGCGACGTCAACGCCGAGTCGGTCGCGTCGGTGGCCGGCGCCCTGACCCCGGTGCCCGGCGGCGTCGGCCCGGTGACCACGCAACTGTTGCTGCGCCACACGGTCCAGGCCGCCGCGTAA
- a CDS encoding NUDIX domain-containing protein: protein MTISADGPERVQIVTGLLRDGDRVLLCHRSPGRRWYPDVWDLPGGHVEAGEDPRQSLVRELREELGITASKPSGPPMHQFRTATIDMRIWLVDSWTGTPVNAAPDEHDAVAWFATADLDGLRLAHESHHAMLTAVLDQKPWTGGAGGQ from the coding sequence ATGACGATCTCGGCTGACGGCCCCGAACGGGTCCAGATCGTGACGGGCCTGCTTCGCGACGGCGATCGGGTGTTGCTGTGTCATCGAAGCCCCGGCCGCCGTTGGTATCCCGACGTGTGGGACCTGCCGGGCGGTCACGTCGAGGCCGGGGAGGACCCGCGACAGAGTCTGGTCCGCGAGCTTCGGGAAGAACTGGGGATCACGGCGTCGAAACCGTCCGGCCCGCCGATGCACCAGTTCCGGACCGCGACGATCGACATGCGGATCTGGTTGGTGGACAGCTGGACCGGGACACCCGTCAACGCCGCACCGGACGAGCACGACGCGGTGGCGTGGTTCGCCACGGCCGACCTCGACGGCCTGCGGCTCGCGCACGAGTCGCACCACGCGATGCTCACCGCCGTGCTGGATCAAAAGCCGTGGACGGGCGGGGCGGGCGGGCAGTAG
- a CDS encoding GNAT family N-acetyltransferase, which yields MTETVVLETERLRLREFTAADVDLFVELDGDPEVMRHLSFEATPRDEVEAKLLPKILQQYREGPLGTWAALDRATGEFLGWFELTPTPDRPGEAELGYRLRRATWGRGLATEGSLALIDKGFGEWGLSRIWAETMSVNAGSRRVMEKAGLRYLRTFHVHFDDPLPGTEHGEVEYALTREEWLRARG from the coding sequence GTGACCGAGACTGTGGTGCTGGAGACCGAACGGCTGCGGCTGCGTGAGTTCACCGCCGCCGACGTCGACCTGTTCGTCGAGCTGGACGGCGATCCCGAGGTGATGCGGCACCTCAGCTTCGAGGCGACGCCCCGCGACGAGGTTGAGGCGAAGCTGTTGCCGAAGATCCTCCAGCAGTATCGGGAGGGGCCGTTGGGGACCTGGGCGGCCCTCGACCGGGCCACCGGTGAGTTCCTCGGCTGGTTCGAGCTGACCCCGACCCCTGACCGGCCCGGTGAGGCCGAACTCGGTTACCGGCTGCGGCGCGCCACCTGGGGGCGGGGGCTGGCCACCGAGGGCTCGTTGGCGTTGATCGACAAGGGTTTCGGCGAGTGGGGATTGAGCCGGATCTGGGCCGAGACGATGTCCGTCAACGCCGGTTCCCGTCGTGTGATGGAGAAGGCCGGACTGCGGTACCTGCGCACCTTCCACGTCCACTTCGACGACCCGCTGCCGGGCACCGAACACGGGGAGGTCGAGTACGCACTGACCCGCGAGGAGTGGCTGCGAGCGCGTGGGTGA